One Brassica napus cultivar Da-Ae chromosome A1, Da-Ae, whole genome shotgun sequence genomic region harbors:
- the LOC106349766 gene encoding probable sulfate transporter 3.4: MGHGTNRVEDMASPNNGTTAPATANARETIVEIHSVCLPPKKTAFQKLKKRFGDVFFPDDPLERFRNQTWRNRVILCLQSLFPIFTWGSQYDLKLLRSDVVSGLTIASLAIPQGISYAKLANLPPIVGLYSSFVPPLIYSVLGSSKHLAVGPVSIASLVMGSMLSESVSPTQDSILYLKLAFTSTFFAGLFQASLGLLRLGFVIDFLSKPTLIGFTAGAAVIVSLQQLKGLLGIVHFTGKMQFIPVMSSVFSHRSEWSWETILMGLGFLAILLTTRHISMRKPKLFWISAASPLASVVISTLLVFLIRNKTHAISFIGHLPKGLNPPSSNMLYFSGTHLALAIKTGIITGILSLTEGIAVGRTFASLKNYQVNGNKEMMAIGFMNMAGSCTSCYVTTGSFSRSAVNYNAGAKTAVSNIVMASAVLVTLLFLMPLFYYTPNLILAAIILTAVIGLIDYQAAYKLWKVDKFDFFTCMCSFFGVLLVSVPLGLAIAVGVSVLKILLHVTRPNTLEFGNIQGTQIYQSVKRYREASRIPGFLILAVESPIYFANSTYLQERILRWTREEEARIKENNGSTLKCIILDMTAVSSIDTNGIEALFELRRRLEKQSLQLVLVNPVGSVMEKLHKSKIIESLGLSGLYLTVGEAVADLSSTWKAHGQP; this comes from the exons ATGGGTCATGGTACGAACAGAGTAGAAGACATGGCATCTCCTAACAACGGAACCACCGCACCTGCAACGGCAAACGCAAGAGAAACGATCGTGGAGATACATAGCGTTTGTCTTCCGCCGAAGAAAACAGCGTTTCAGAAACTGAAGAAGCGTTTTGGTGATGTTTTCTTCCCTGATGATCCGTTAGAGAGGTTTAGGAACCAGACATGGAGAAACAGAGTGATTCTTTGTCTTCAAAGCTTGTTTCCTATATTCACATGGGGCTCTCAGTATGATCTCAAGCTTCTTAGGTCTGATGTTGTCTCCGGTCTCACCATTGCTAGTCTTGCCATTCCTCAG GGAATCAGCTATGCCAAGCTAGCAAACTTACCACCCATAGTTGGTCTTT ATTCAAGCTTTGTGCCACCACTTATATACTCAGTTCTCGGGAGTTCAAAGCATCTTGCAGTTGGTCCTGTCTCAATAGCATCACTTGTGATGGGCTCAATGCTAAGTGAAAGTGTTTCCCCAACACAAGACTCAATACTATATCTTAAGCTGGCTTTCACATCAACTTTCTTTGCTGGTCTCTTCCAAGCCTCCCTTGGCCTTCTTAG GCTGGGATTTGTGATTGACTTTTTGTCAAAGCCAACTTTGATAGGCTTCACTGCTGGTGCTGCAGTGATTGTGTCACTTCAACAGCTTAAGGGTCTTCTTGGAATTGTTCATTTCACTGGCAAAATGCAATTTATTCCTGTCATGTCCTCTGTTTTCAGCCATAGATCCGAA TGGTCATGGGAAACTATTCTGATGGGTCTTGGCTTCTTGGCCATTCTCTTAACCACAAGACACATT AGCATGAGGAAGCCAAAACTCTTCTGGATATCAGCTGCATCCCCTTTGGCATCAGTTGTTATCTCAACTCTTCTTGTATTCCTCATCAGAAACAAGACTCATGCCATCTCTTTT ATTGGACATCTACCAAAGGGTTTGAATCCACCTTCATCAAACATGTTGTACTTTAGCGGCACTCATCTTGCTCTTGCCATCAAGACTGGTATCATCACAGGGATTCTCTCTCTTACt GAAGGGATTGCTGTAGGGAGAACCTTTGCATCTCTAAAGAACTATCAAGTTAATGGGAACAAAGAGATGATGGCTATAGGTTTTATGAACATGGCTGGTTCTTGCACCTCGTGCTATGTTACAACAG GTTCTTTCTCTAGATCCGCTGTAAACTACAATGCTGGAGCGAAAACAGCGGTTTCCAACATTGTGATGGCCTCGGCAGTTCTTGTGACTCTTTTGTTTCTGATGCCACTCTTCTACTACACACCTAACTTGATCCTAGCTGCTATCATCTTAACCGCGGTGATAGGCCTCATTGACTATCAAGCAGCTTACAAGCTATGGAAAGTTGATAAATTCGATTTCTTCACTTGCATGTGTTCTTTCTTTGGTGTTCTCCTCGTCTCTGTACCTCTTGGCCTAGCAATAGCA GTTGGAGTTTCAGTTCTCAAGATCTTGTTGCATGTTACAAGGCCAAACACTTTAGAATTTGGAAACATCCAAGGGACTCAGATATATCAGAGTGTGAAAAGATACAGAGAAGCCTCAAGAATCCCTGGTTTCTTGATTCTTGCTGTTGAATCTCCAATATACTTTGCCAATAGCACTTATCTACAAGAAAG GATCTTGAGATGGACCAGGGAAGAGGAAGCTCGgataaaagaaaacaatggGAGTACTTTAAAATGCATCATCCTTGACATGACAG CTGTGTCTTCCATAGACACAAACGGGATTGAAGCGTTGTTTGAACTTAGGAGGAGGCTGGAGAAGCAATCACTTCAG CTTGTGCTGGTGAATCCCGTGGGGAGTGTTATGGAAAAGCTACACAAGTCCAAGATCATTGAGTCACTGGGGCTGAGTGGACTTTATCTAACAGTTGGTGAAGCTGTTGCTGATCTCTCATCAACTTGGAAAGCACATGGCCAGCCATGA